The following proteins are co-located in the Myroides profundi genome:
- a CDS encoding S9 family peptidase, producing the protein MKLTPTTKPTKRSNPSYFWKQLGLGLFVLGSLTTQAQKKPLDHSVYDGWQSIGTKTFSNNGDWILYQVNPQEGDKTLYIETAKKTKKLVVPRGEKTVFTGTSNFSVFSIRPTYADLKAVRTKKKKEDEIAKDSLGIYNLKTGALVKKSDIKSFKVPEKKGDYLAYLLEPAKDTAKSKDKKEVKKPAKKADKDAPLELVFENLVTGEKISYENVTDYYFDDLGQYLVFVTKDPNAKKKDDKKDETKTEETKEVADTKDETTKEEKAKGPFGVFVVDLKTKAVKTILEGTGKYSQFSFDENGKQLVFIGTNDEEKVLVKKYDLYYTNLVTGATVLASNTTKGMPKDWVVSENNKPRFSKNGGRLYLGIAPQPIAKDTTLIAEDHAVVDIWHYNEDYIQPQQLVNLDKDLKRSFLATINLKDRNKLVALADEKINGSQLVDEGNANIVFNSSDFGRRVERQWNISGVSSYYIVDVNTGKEVEVVADLPGSARISPKGTAVVYYNSEEGNWYAYDVKTKITKHLNKGLTVSFADETFDMPDNASSYGIQAWTDNDESVLIRDRFDIWEFYLSSNKAPRMVTNGYGRQNNIAFDVLKLDDEKRSFNRTEQVILAAFNEQTKDAGFFTTEIKSTKAPKEILMQPYSGYSSLFKAKDANVYGYLKGSFTESMNLYVTNDLVSATQLSDINPQQKEYNWGTAELVHWTTPKGYESTGVLFKPEDFDANKKYPMIVYFYEKLSDNLHRYEAPAPTPSRLNISYFVSNGYLVFTPDVSYVDGHPGKSAEEYINSGVEYLKQNKWVNADKIAIQGQSWGGYQVAHLITVTDMYAAAWSGAPVANMTSAYGGIRWQSGMSRQFQYEKTQSRIGKTLWEGHDLYIENSPLFRMPYVKTPVVIMHNDNDGAVPWYQGIEMFMALRRLGKPAWMLNYNGDEHNLMKRQNRKDIQVRQQQFFDYYLKDGKAPVWMVKGVPATMKGKDWGFDLTEDQVK; encoded by the coding sequence ATGAAATTAACGCCAACAACAAAACCTACAAAAAGATCTAATCCTAGTTACTTTTGGAAGCAGTTAGGGTTAGGTCTTTTTGTTTTGGGGAGTTTGACTACCCAAGCACAAAAAAAGCCTTTAGACCATTCTGTTTACGATGGGTGGCAATCTATTGGAACAAAAACTTTTTCTAATAATGGAGACTGGATCTTATATCAAGTGAATCCACAGGAAGGAGATAAAACTCTATATATAGAGACAGCTAAAAAAACTAAAAAACTTGTAGTTCCAAGAGGAGAGAAAACTGTATTTACAGGGACGTCTAATTTCTCTGTTTTTTCTATTCGCCCTACTTACGCTGATTTAAAAGCAGTAAGAACGAAGAAGAAAAAAGAGGATGAGATAGCAAAAGATTCTTTAGGAATATATAATTTAAAGACAGGAGCTTTAGTTAAGAAATCTGATATTAAGTCTTTTAAAGTACCAGAAAAGAAAGGGGATTACCTAGCATATTTATTAGAGCCAGCTAAAGATACTGCAAAGTCAAAAGACAAAAAAGAGGTAAAGAAACCTGCTAAAAAAGCAGACAAAGATGCTCCTTTAGAATTAGTATTTGAAAATCTAGTAACTGGAGAGAAAATCTCTTATGAGAATGTAACAGATTATTACTTTGATGATTTAGGACAGTACTTGGTTTTTGTTACAAAAGATCCTAATGCAAAGAAAAAGGACGATAAAAAAGACGAGACTAAGACTGAGGAAACTAAAGAAGTAGCAGATACAAAAGACGAAACTACTAAAGAAGAGAAAGCAAAAGGGCCTTTCGGAGTATTTGTAGTTGATTTGAAAACAAAAGCAGTCAAAACAATTTTAGAAGGGACAGGTAAGTATTCTCAGTTCTCTTTTGATGAGAATGGTAAGCAATTAGTATTTATTGGAACGAATGATGAGGAGAAGGTATTAGTAAAGAAGTATGACTTATACTATACTAATCTTGTGACAGGCGCTACAGTATTAGCATCTAATACAACTAAAGGAATGCCTAAAGATTGGGTTGTTTCAGAAAATAACAAACCTCGTTTTAGTAAGAATGGAGGAAGATTGTATCTAGGTATTGCACCACAACCTATTGCTAAAGATACTACACTTATAGCAGAAGATCATGCAGTAGTAGATATTTGGCATTATAATGAAGATTATATTCAGCCTCAACAGTTGGTGAATCTAGATAAGGACTTAAAGAGAAGTTTTTTAGCTACTATTAACCTTAAAGATAGAAATAAACTTGTTGCTTTAGCTGATGAAAAAATCAATGGAAGTCAATTAGTAGATGAAGGAAATGCTAATATTGTGTTTAATTCTTCAGACTTTGGAAGAAGAGTAGAAAGACAGTGGAATATCTCAGGAGTTTCTTCTTACTACATTGTAGATGTAAATACAGGTAAAGAAGTAGAGGTAGTTGCTGACTTACCAGGTTCAGCTCGCATATCACCAAAAGGAACAGCTGTAGTATACTACAATAGTGAAGAAGGTAATTGGTATGCTTATGATGTTAAAACAAAGATTACAAAACACTTAAATAAAGGTTTAACTGTATCTTTTGCTGATGAGACTTTTGATATGCCTGACAATGCTTCTTCTTATGGAATCCAAGCATGGACAGATAACGACGAGTCAGTTTTAATTAGAGACCGTTTTGATATTTGGGAATTTTATTTGAGTAGTAATAAAGCTCCTAGAATGGTTACTAATGGATATGGACGTCAAAATAATATTGCTTTTGATGTATTAAAGTTAGATGATGAAAAACGTTCATTCAATAGAACTGAACAAGTAATCTTAGCAGCATTCAATGAACAAACAAAAGATGCAGGATTCTTTACTACAGAAATAAAAAGTACAAAAGCACCTAAAGAAATATTAATGCAACCATATAGTGGTTATAGTTCTTTGTTTAAAGCGAAGGATGCTAATGTATATGGTTATTTAAAAGGTTCTTTTACAGAGTCAATGAATCTTTATGTTACGAATGACTTAGTATCAGCTACTCAATTAAGCGATATTAATCCACAACAAAAAGAGTACAATTGGGGAACTGCAGAGTTAGTACATTGGACTACGCCTAAAGGATATGAGTCAACAGGAGTATTATTTAAACCTGAAGATTTTGATGCAAATAAAAAATATCCAATGATTGTATACTTCTATGAGAAGTTATCAGATAACTTGCATCGATATGAAGCTCCAGCACCAACACCATCTCGTTTAAATATTTCATATTTTGTGAGTAATGGTTATTTAGTATTTACTCCAGATGTTAGTTATGTAGATGGACATCCAGGTAAATCAGCAGAAGAATATATCAACTCAGGAGTAGAGTATTTAAAGCAAAATAAATGGGTTAATGCTGATAAAATTGCTATCCAAGGACAAAGTTGGGGAGGATACCAAGTTGCTCATTTAATTACAGTAACAGATATGTACGCAGCTGCATGGTCAGGAGCTCCAGTAGCGAATATGACATCAGCTTATGGAGGTATCCGTTGGCAAAGTGGAATGAGTCGCCAATTCCAATACGAAAAAACACAAAGTAGAATAGGAAAAACACTTTGGGAAGGACATGACTTATATATTGAAAACTCACCATTATTTAGAATGCCATATGTAAAAACACCAGTGGTGATTATGCATAATGATAACGATGGGGCAGTGCCATGGTATCAAGGTATAGAAATGTTTATGGCATTAAGACGTTTAGGAAAACCAGCTTGGATGTTAAACTATAATGGAGATGAGCACAACTTGATGAAACGTCAAAATAGAAAAGATATTCAAGTACGTCAACAACAATTCTTCGATTACTACTTAAAAGATGGTAAAGCACCAGTTTGGATGGTAAAAGGAGTTCCTGCTACAATGAAAGGAAAAGATTGGGGATTTGATCTAACAGAAGATCAAGTGAAATAA
- a CDS encoding glycosyltransferase, with protein sequence MQNNKTINTPQSIPLDKQEGKPLKTKSLSTTDYIVLGGTFLLMGVGIFLIYKLQPYFERIRFEQLKTFWGSTVINFGLVLFVLQMSFLLYIVYLYFRYKPVASLSDDELPTCTVIVPAYNEGRLVYDTLLSLANSNYPAEKLEIISIDDGSKDDTWNWMIKAKAELGERVSILQQPKNQGKRHALYRGFNIGKGEVYITVDSDSIVKTDTLRNLVSPFVYNEKCGAVGGNVRVLNTEDGVIPKMLNVSFVFSFEFIRSAQSALGSVLCTPGALAAYRREAVMNCLEDWINQTFMGQPSDIGEDRAMTNMILKQGYHVLFQRNAYVLTNTPEEYKTLYKMFIRWERSNVRENIAMSKFAFKKFREGSTIGPRILLLNQWLRVLMAYPLLILMLFFIATKPLVFITSALVSIFIFSSIQVFFYSKRYSVVESFWAYPYSIFYTFTLFWITPYAIATANKRGWLTRTLPAQK encoded by the coding sequence ATGCAAAACAACAAAACGATTAATACGCCACAATCAATTCCTTTAGACAAACAAGAAGGAAAACCTTTAAAGACAAAATCATTATCCACAACTGATTATATCGTTTTAGGAGGTACCTTTTTATTAATGGGGGTAGGAATATTTTTAATTTATAAATTACAACCATACTTCGAAAGAATACGATTTGAACAATTAAAAACTTTTTGGGGTTCTACTGTAATTAACTTTGGACTTGTTCTATTTGTATTACAAATGAGCTTCTTGCTTTATATAGTATATCTTTATTTTAGATATAAACCTGTTGCTTCATTAAGTGACGACGAATTACCAACATGTACTGTTATCGTACCTGCTTATAATGAAGGACGTCTAGTGTATGATACACTGCTTAGTTTAGCTAATAGTAACTATCCAGCAGAGAAATTAGAAATAATCTCTATAGATGATGGTAGTAAGGATGATACATGGAACTGGATGATTAAAGCTAAAGCAGAATTAGGAGAAAGAGTATCTATCTTACAACAACCTAAAAACCAAGGAAAGAGACATGCGCTATACAGAGGTTTTAATATCGGGAAAGGTGAAGTTTATATCACAGTAGATAGTGATTCTATTGTAAAAACAGATACACTTAGAAACTTAGTTAGCCCATTCGTATACAACGAGAAATGTGGTGCTGTAGGAGGAAATGTGAGAGTATTAAATACTGAAGATGGTGTTATTCCTAAAATGCTTAATGTAAGTTTTGTATTCAGTTTTGAATTTATACGTTCTGCTCAGAGTGCTTTAGGATCAGTACTATGTACCCCAGGAGCATTAGCAGCATATCGAAGAGAAGCTGTAATGAACTGTTTAGAAGATTGGATCAACCAAACTTTCATGGGACAGCCTTCTGATATCGGTGAGGATAGAGCCATGACAAATATGATTCTAAAACAAGGATACCACGTACTATTCCAACGTAATGCTTATGTGTTAACGAATACTCCTGAAGAGTATAAAACATTATACAAGATGTTTATTCGCTGGGAAAGAAGTAATGTGAGAGAGAACATTGCTATGAGTAAATTTGCTTTTAAGAAGTTTAGAGAAGGATCGACAATAGGGCCAAGAATTTTATTGTTAAACCAATGGTTAAGAGTATTAATGGCTTATCCTTTATTAATCTTAATGTTATTCTTCATAGCGACTAAACCTTTAGTATTTATCACTTCTGCTTTAGTAAGTATTTTTATCTTCTCGAGTATTCAAGTATTTTTCTACTCGAAAAGATATAGTGTAGTAGAGTCTTTCTGGGCGTATCCATATAGTATCTTCTATACGTTTACACTATTCTGGATTACTCCTTACGCAATTGCTACCGCTAACAAAAGAGGTTGGCTAACAAGAACATTACCCGCACAAAAATAG
- a CDS encoding S9 family peptidase: MKEIIGDYKAVLDLGEMKLDLVLHIEDIDKVTLDLPSQGAMGIEATNIVFKEANLSFSVSAMGMSFAGEYIEDRIEGKMNQMEQELPLVFEKTVITLPGNPSLVSTEEELSVLANKEQGEYKYKVEDYFQRPTSSGFQLSPNGKYLSYREKDEKNKRHVYVKEIETGNIIRVIEEGEELVRGYGWINDDRLAYVMDNGGDENYHIYAVNVDGTNNIDLTPFEKVQAGILNMLKEQKDYIIITMNLENAQIFEPYKININTGEYVKLFTNDDPSNPVSDYDFDKDGNLRGYSKMYNGIQTQYFYKAEGETTYQLFHTINWSDTFSLMAFNYASTDKDEAYVLTNLDFDKQRIVLYNFRTKSVVKEVYANAEYDASIIGLSRNRNWEIDYLGYEGEKVVIEPVSETFKKISADLDRHFGEYEYSIAAKTEKEDRYLIIVQSDKLYGKYYNYDKATGDVTLLYDLMPQLKEEDMAEMLPISFMSRDGIKLHGYITLPKSAKEGNKVPLIVNPHGGPQGIRDSWGFNPETQLFASRGYATLQVNFRISGGYGKEFFTSGFKQIGRKVMDDVEDGVQYVIEQGWVDASKIAIYGASHGGYATLMGLVKTPELYTCGVDYVGVSSIFTFFESFPEYWKPYKDMVKEIWYDLDNEQEREIAREVSPVYQLHKINKPLFVVQGANDPRVKIAESDQIVEALRARGFEVPYMVKYDEGHGFAKEENSIAFYKCMMGFISEHLK; the protein is encoded by the coding sequence ATGAAAGAAATTATAGGAGATTATAAAGCAGTCTTAGACTTAGGAGAAATGAAACTAGATCTAGTATTGCATATAGAAGATATAGATAAAGTTACTTTAGACTTACCTAGTCAAGGAGCGATGGGAATCGAAGCTACCAATATAGTTTTTAAAGAAGCCAACTTAAGTTTCTCAGTTTCAGCTATGGGAATGAGCTTTGCAGGGGAGTATATAGAAGATAGAATAGAAGGAAAGATGAATCAAATGGAACAAGAACTACCTCTTGTTTTTGAAAAGACAGTGATTACTCTACCAGGAAATCCTTCGTTAGTATCTACAGAAGAAGAATTATCGGTCTTAGCTAATAAAGAACAAGGGGAGTATAAGTATAAGGTAGAAGATTACTTTCAACGTCCTACATCATCTGGATTTCAACTCTCACCTAATGGGAAGTATTTATCTTATAGAGAAAAAGACGAGAAGAATAAACGCCATGTGTATGTAAAAGAGATTGAGACAGGTAATATCATCCGCGTAATAGAAGAAGGAGAAGAGTTGGTAAGAGGGTATGGATGGATTAATGATGACCGTTTAGCGTATGTAATGGATAATGGAGGAGATGAGAACTACCATATATATGCTGTGAATGTAGATGGTACTAATAACATAGATCTAACCCCATTTGAGAAGGTTCAAGCAGGTATTCTGAATATGCTTAAAGAGCAAAAAGACTATATCATCATTACAATGAACCTTGAAAATGCTCAAATATTTGAGCCTTATAAGATTAATATAAATACAGGTGAATACGTGAAGCTATTTACGAATGATGACCCATCTAATCCTGTATCTGATTATGATTTTGATAAAGATGGTAATCTTAGAGGGTATTCTAAGATGTATAATGGTATACAGACACAGTATTTTTATAAAGCAGAAGGAGAAACAACTTACCAATTATTTCATACTATAAATTGGTCTGATACCTTCTCTCTTATGGCATTTAACTATGCGTCTACAGATAAAGATGAAGCTTATGTTTTGACTAATTTAGATTTTGATAAGCAACGCATTGTACTGTATAACTTTAGAACAAAGTCTGTAGTTAAAGAAGTATATGCTAATGCAGAGTATGATGCTTCTATTATTGGACTTTCTCGCAATAGAAATTGGGAGATAGACTACTTAGGGTACGAAGGCGAAAAAGTTGTGATAGAACCAGTAAGTGAGACTTTTAAGAAGATTAGTGCTGATCTAGACAGACACTTTGGAGAATATGAGTACTCTATAGCAGCTAAGACAGAAAAAGAAGACCGTTATTTGATTATAGTACAGAGTGATAAGCTTTATGGTAAGTATTATAATTATGATAAAGCAACAGGCGATGTTACTCTGCTTTACGATCTAATGCCTCAATTAAAAGAAGAGGATATGGCAGAGATGTTACCTATCTCGTTTATGAGTCGTGATGGGATTAAACTACACGGATATATTACATTACCTAAATCTGCTAAAGAAGGAAATAAAGTCCCTTTAATTGTGAATCCACATGGAGGACCACAAGGTATTAGAGATAGTTGGGGCTTTAACCCAGAGACACAGTTATTCGCAAGTAGAGGATATGCAACATTACAAGTGAACTTCCGTATATCAGGAGGTTATGGAAAAGAATTCTTTACATCGGGTTTTAAACAAATCGGACGAAAAGTAATGGACGATGTAGAAGATGGAGTACAATACGTTATCGAACAAGGATGGGTAGATGCTTCTAAGATTGCTATTTATGGTGCTAGCCATGGAGGATATGCTACACTGATGGGATTAGTGAAGACTCCGGAGCTGTATACTTGTGGAGTAGATTATGTTGGTGTATCTAGTATATTCACATTCTTTGAATCATTCCCAGAATATTGGAAGCCTTATAAAGATATGGTTAAAGAGATATGGTATGATTTAGATAATGAACAAGAAAGAGAGATTGCTCGTGAAGTGTCTCCTGTATATCAATTACACAAAATTAACAAGCCTCTTTTCGTTGTTCAAGGAGCGAATGACCCAAGGGTAAAAATAGCAGAGTCTGATCAAATTGTAGAAGCGCTAAGAGCACGTGGTTTTGAAGTGCCTTATATGGTAAAATATGATGAAGGGCATGGCTTTGCAAAAGAAGAGAATAGTATTGCTTTTTATAAATGTATGATGGGCTTTATCTCAGAGCACTTAAAATAA
- a CDS encoding Gfo/Idh/MocA family protein has translation MNRRAFLQNTSMAGIGALIVPSSLFSFSNNTKKVRIGMIAVGLRGQVHLDELLKRDDVEVIAMADPNDRMIKRAQKIVDKHNKKQPIVYDKGDYDYQNLLKRNDIDAVIISSPWEWHERQGTEAMRAGKIVGMEVCGAMTLEECWNYVNVYEETKVPLMMLENVCYRRDIMAVFNMVKKGKFGELIHGTGGYQHDLRNVLFNDGVQPYGGGVEFGEKGFSEAKWRTDHYVNRNGELYPTHGVGPLAAMFNVNRGNRITHLTSMASKARGLHQYIVENGGQDHPNAKVNFKQGDIVTTTLKCENGETMVLTHDTSLQRPYNLGFKVQGTDGIWQEISSGGLDKGFIYFEKEMDHSHQWANSKDYLEQYDHPLWKNNEAKAVGAGHGGMDYFMINAFVESIKRNIEFPFDIYDLATWYAVTPLSEKSIVAHGQVQEMPDFTRGQYVNRKTVFGSNSEY, from the coding sequence ATGAATAGAAGAGCTTTTCTTCAAAATACCAGTATGGCTGGTATAGGTGCATTAATTGTACCTTCTTCTTTATTTAGCTTTTCCAACAACACTAAAAAAGTGCGTATCGGAATGATTGCTGTTGGGCTAAGAGGGCAAGTGCATTTAGATGAATTATTAAAAAGAGACGATGTAGAAGTAATCGCAATGGCTGATCCTAATGACAGAATGATTAAACGCGCTCAAAAAATCGTAGATAAACACAATAAGAAACAACCTATCGTATATGACAAAGGAGATTATGACTATCAAAATCTTCTAAAACGCAATGACATTGACGCTGTCATTATCTCCTCTCCTTGGGAATGGCATGAGAGACAAGGAACAGAAGCGATGCGTGCAGGCAAGATAGTGGGTATGGAAGTATGTGGAGCCATGACGTTAGAGGAATGTTGGAATTATGTGAATGTGTATGAAGAGACAAAAGTCCCCCTGATGATGTTAGAGAACGTGTGTTATCGTCGTGATATTATGGCTGTCTTCAATATGGTGAAGAAAGGTAAGTTTGGGGAATTAATCCACGGTACTGGTGGATATCAACACGACCTTAGAAATGTCTTATTTAACGATGGAGTACAACCTTATGGTGGAGGTGTAGAATTTGGTGAGAAAGGATTTAGTGAAGCGAAATGGAGAACAGATCACTATGTCAATAGAAATGGGGAACTATATCCTACGCATGGTGTAGGGCCTCTAGCTGCTATGTTTAATGTCAATAGAGGAAACAGAATCACTCATCTTACTTCTATGGCTTCTAAAGCAAGAGGACTACATCAATATATCGTAGAGAATGGTGGTCAAGATCACCCTAATGCAAAAGTAAACTTTAAGCAAGGAGATATCGTCACTACAACACTTAAATGTGAGAATGGTGAGACAATGGTACTTACTCATGATACTTCTCTACAACGTCCATATAATTTAGGTTTTAAAGTACAGGGTACTGATGGTATCTGGCAAGAGATAAGCTCTGGTGGATTAGACAAAGGATTTATCTACTTCGAAAAAGAGATGGATCATTCTCATCAATGGGCTAACTCTAAAGACTACTTAGAGCAATATGATCATCCGCTGTGGAAAAACAATGAGGCTAAAGCTGTAGGTGCTGGTCATGGTGGTATGGATTACTTTATGATCAATGCCTTTGTAGAAAGTATCAAAAGAAATATAGAGTTCCCATTTGACATTTATGACCTAGCGACTTGGTATGCTGTGACACCTTTAAGTGAGAAGTCTATAGTTGCACATGGTCAAGTACAAGAAATGCCTGACTTTACAAGAGGTCAATATGTGAATAGAAAGACAGTATTTGGCTCTAATAGCGAATATTAA
- a CDS encoding GNAT family N-acetyltransferase, whose amino-acid sequence MKIIKETPIIKSDRLVLRELRISDAPQVFHYFSKDEVTEYYDLATFTTVEQAEELIQIWNDRTINGQGLRWAITLEGNDELIGTCGFHSLSPENSRAEIGYEVTPAYWGKGIASEAVALMLQFGFHTLDLHRIEAFIDPAHDVSRRVLQKNGMKTEGVLRDYFFEKGRYVDAELLSILTDK is encoded by the coding sequence ATGAAAATAATAAAAGAGACTCCAATTATAAAAAGCGATAGACTAGTTTTAAGAGAATTAAGAATAAGTGATGCTCCTCAAGTATTTCATTATTTCTCTAAAGATGAAGTAACAGAGTATTATGATTTAGCAACGTTTACGACTGTAGAACAAGCAGAAGAACTGATTCAGATATGGAATGATAGAACGATAAATGGACAAGGTCTTCGATGGGCTATAACTTTAGAGGGAAATGATGAACTAATAGGAACATGCGGATTTCATAGTTTATCACCAGAGAACAGTAGAGCAGAGATAGGATATGAAGTAACTCCTGCCTATTGGGGCAAAGGAATAGCTAGTGAAGCAGTAGCCTTAATGTTACAGTTTGGTTTCCATACATTAGACTTACATCGTATAGAAGCTTTTATTGATCCAGCACATGATGTTTCTCGTCGTGTATTACAGAAAAATGGAATGAAAACAGAAGGTGTTCTTAGAGATTACTTTTTTGAGAAGGGAAGATATGTAGATGCAGAGTTGCTATCTATATTGACTGATAAATAG
- a CDS encoding THUMP domain-containing class I SAM-dependent RNA methyltransferase: MVAKTFFGFEEVLAKELQLLGALNVQQGTRMVSFKGDKGFMYKANLSLRTALKILKPIATFAVYNEANLYKGVQSIDWSEYLTANQSFVIDATVFSDNFNNSQFVALKAKDAIVDQFRNKSGVRPSIDKDYPDLRINVHLQKDLCTISLDSSGASLHHRGYRTATNIAPINEVLAAGMLLMSGWDGRSDFMDPMCGSGTILTEAAMIACNIPANINRKEFAFERWNDWDAELFDKVQESLLKRIREFHYTIKGYDKAPSAVLKAIDNVRNANLDEYIEIKTANFFDTQKETEGPLHMVFNPPYGERLDIDLERFYREVGDTLKQGYPGTEAWFITGNVEALKFVGLRPSRKIKLYNGKLEARLVKYELYEGSKKGKYINKND, from the coding sequence ATGGTGGCTAAGACCTTCTTCGGTTTTGAAGAAGTACTAGCAAAAGAATTACAATTATTAGGTGCATTAAATGTACAACAGGGTACTAGAATGGTGAGTTTTAAAGGAGATAAAGGTTTTATGTATAAAGCCAATCTATCTCTGCGTACAGCTTTAAAAATTCTAAAACCTATTGCTACTTTTGCAGTATATAATGAAGCAAACTTATATAAAGGAGTTCAAAGTATTGACTGGAGTGAATATCTAACAGCTAATCAGTCCTTCGTAATAGACGCTACAGTATTCTCAGATAATTTTAATAACTCTCAATTCGTTGCGTTAAAAGCAAAGGATGCTATCGTAGATCAGTTTAGAAATAAAAGTGGAGTACGCCCAAGTATAGATAAAGATTATCCGGACTTAAGAATTAACGTTCACTTACAAAAAGATCTGTGTACAATATCTCTAGATTCGTCAGGAGCCTCTCTACACCACCGTGGATATAGAACAGCTACTAATATCGCTCCTATCAATGAGGTGTTAGCAGCAGGAATGTTATTAATGTCTGGATGGGATGGTAGAAGTGATTTTATGGATCCAATGTGTGGTTCTGGTACAATCTTAACAGAAGCTGCTATGATCGCTTGTAATATCCCTGCAAATATCAATAGAAAAGAGTTTGCTTTTGAAAGATGGAATGATTGGGATGCTGAGCTTTTTGACAAAGTACAAGAGTCGCTATTAAAAAGAATACGCGAGTTCCATTATACAATAAAAGGATACGATAAGGCTCCTTCTGCAGTATTAAAAGCAATAGATAACGTAAGAAATGCTAACTTAGACGAATATATCGAGATAAAAACTGCGAACTTCTTCGATACTCAAAAGGAAACTGAAGGCCCACTACACATGGTGTTTAACCCTCCTTATGGAGAACGTCTAGACATAGATCTAGAGCGCTTCTACAGAGAAGTAGGTGATACATTAAAACAAGGATATCCTGGTACAGAAGCTTGGTTTATCACAGGTAATGTAGAAGCCTTAAAGTTCGTAGGATTAAGACCTTCTAGAAAGATTAAACTATACAATGGAAAACTAGAAGCTCGTTTAGTAAAATATGAACTATACGAAGGAAGTAAAAAAGGAAAATATATTAATAAAAATGATTAA
- a CDS encoding class I SAM-dependent methyltransferase yields MSKENKAWYKSWFDTTYYHTLYKDRDYEEAQVLIDNLTHYLNLEEGAKVLDLACGKGRHSIYLNSLGYDVTGVDLSPNSIEEASKYATDTLHFEVRDMREPSTEKYDAIFNLFTSFGYFPDPVDNMRTLDAIHQSVNEYGLAVIDFMNVDKVIANLVPSEVKTVDGIDFHITRKYEDGFIIKEIVFDADGEHHEYEERVKALRLEDFEAMMNEKEIYLLDVFGDYKLRKFYKKESDRLIMIFK; encoded by the coding sequence ATGTCAAAAGAGAACAAAGCTTGGTATAAGTCGTGGTTTGACACCACTTATTACCATACTTTATACAAAGATAGGGATTACGAAGAAGCACAAGTGTTAATTGATAATTTAACTCATTATTTAAATTTAGAAGAAGGGGCTAAAGTGTTAGATTTAGCTTGTGGAAAAGGAAGACATTCTATATATTTAAATTCTTTAGGCTATGATGTTACTGGAGTAGATCTGTCGCCTAATAGTATAGAAGAAGCTAGCAAGTATGCTACGGATACACTTCATTTTGAAGTACGTGATATGAGAGAGCCTTCTACAGAGAAGTATGATGCTATCTTTAATTTGTTTACTAGTTTCGGATATTTTCCTGATCCAGTTGATAATATGCGTACATTAGATGCTATTCATCAGAGTGTAAATGAATACGGATTAGCAGTAATTGACTTTATGAATGTAGATAAAGTAATTGCTAATCTAGTGCCTTCTGAGGTTAAAACGGTAGACGGAATTGACTTCCATATCACTAGAAAATACGAAGATGGGTTTATTATCAAAGAGATTGTCTTTGATGCAGATGGAGAACACCACGAATACGAAGAACGTGTTAAGGCGTTAAGACTAGAGGACTTTGAAGCGATGATGAATGAGAAAGAAATCTACCTTTTAGATGTTTTTGGTGATTATAAGTTACGCAAGTTTTATAAAAAAGAATCAGATCGATTAATTATGATTTTCAAATAA